A genomic window from Xenorhabdus cabanillasii includes:
- a CDS encoding HlyD family secretion protein translates to MKKRTLFTILLIIFLTAMAVLFRSHDQDLLLQGEVEAPEVIIASKASGRVIALHVRRGDDVKAGQLLVSLDGPELIAKVAAAQAARDQAKAKLNLSLHGTREENIRSLEAAYLQAEFGYKNAQREFERLSNISVKGYSSASELDNARNARDIAYQKMLSAKAELDAGKNGDRIELRQQYQAALNEAEEKLQELKIQSHDLQVKAPVDGEVGPLPAEIGQLFNANSPLATLVRMPEAYFVYNLREDILAKVRKGDKVTLRVPALANKDIEAEVRYIAPMGDYATKRATRATGDFDLRTFEVRLYPLQPVDGLRPGMSALWHWDK, encoded by the coding sequence ATGAAGAAAAGAACACTTTTCACAATATTGCTGATTATCTTTCTGACCGCAATGGCTGTGCTTTTTCGCTCACATGATCAGGACTTATTGTTGCAGGGAGAGGTTGAAGCGCCTGAGGTCATCATTGCATCTAAAGCCTCTGGAAGAGTGATTGCGCTTCACGTCAGGAGGGGAGACGACGTAAAAGCCGGGCAACTATTGGTAAGCCTCGATGGCCCTGAACTGATTGCAAAAGTTGCCGCAGCCCAAGCCGCCCGTGATCAGGCCAAAGCAAAACTCAATTTATCTCTGCATGGAACACGAGAAGAAAATATTCGCAGTCTGGAAGCAGCCTACTTACAGGCTGAATTTGGATATAAAAATGCTCAACGTGAATTTGAGCGACTCAGTAATATTTCAGTCAAAGGTTATTCATCTGCCAGTGAATTGGATAACGCACGAAATGCACGTGATATTGCTTACCAGAAAATGCTGTCAGCAAAAGCGGAGCTGGATGCAGGGAAAAATGGTGATCGTATAGAATTACGGCAACAATATCAGGCGGCATTGAATGAAGCTGAAGAAAAATTACAGGAGTTAAAAATTCAGAGTCATGATCTACAGGTAAAAGCTCCCGTTGATGGTGAAGTTGGGCCACTTCCGGCGGAGATCGGGCAACTTTTCAATGCCAATAGCCCATTGGCAACATTAGTACGTATGCCTGAAGCTTACTTTGTCTATAACTTGCGCGAAGATATTCTGGCTAAAGTCCGTAAAGGTGACAAAGTGACATTGCGTGTACCGGCTTTGGCTAATAAAGATATTGAGGCAGAAGTACGTTATATCGCTCCAATGGGCGATTACGCAACAAAACGGGCAACTCGTGCGACAGGTGACTTTGATCTGAGAACATTTGAAGTGCGTTTATACCCACTACAACCTGTTGATGGGCTGCGTCCGGGAATGAGTGCATTATGGCACTGGGATAAATAA
- a CDS encoding ABC transporter permease: MSRKAAGHVLEWRGFGWHSFKHAFTRELVVAVRSPIFHWLSWLFPLLLFILISANFSEGTLLNLPVSVVDNDHSTLSRTLIRNLNAAPHADIKTYDNGLTESLERLGSAKDYSLLYIPHDLEKDALSGKQPTVSIYYNALFYGSGRYSVQDFSGLMAETNAKYREIIASEIGRQLPPLAKAAMSYDSLFNTSGSYIYYQQFAATIHLLQLFVVTCTIYTMARGKQLLSAKSFVPALLGKLAPYTLIFTLLLMIEIAALVAFSDAKVAGNPIYMPIVGFFYVIAAQSIGLLLFTFTSSALTAYSLIGMLVSIAMSFSGMVVPELSMVWPARVISNLEPLTHALNAMFDIFLREVSLKIILHICMLLMIYPLVCALLIRNRLWKRLNQPGKVNDAEEADK; this comes from the coding sequence ATGAGCAGAAAAGCTGCGGGGCATGTCCTTGAATGGCGTGGTTTTGGATGGCACAGCTTTAAGCATGCGTTTACCCGCGAGCTGGTGGTTGCAGTCCGTAGCCCGATTTTTCACTGGCTGAGTTGGCTGTTTCCTCTGTTGCTGTTTATCTTAATCAGTGCCAATTTTTCGGAAGGAACACTGCTAAACCTGCCTGTTTCAGTAGTGGATAATGATCACAGTACCTTATCACGCACATTAATCCGCAACTTAAATGCGGCACCTCACGCTGATATCAAAACTTATGATAATGGCCTGACAGAATCATTAGAGAGATTGGGGAGTGCAAAGGATTACTCTTTACTCTATATCCCCCACGATCTAGAAAAAGATGCATTGAGTGGTAAACAGCCAACAGTGAGCATCTATTATAATGCCTTGTTTTATGGTTCAGGGCGTTATTCCGTTCAGGACTTCAGCGGATTGATGGCAGAAACAAATGCCAAATATCGTGAAATTATTGCGTCTGAAATTGGTCGTCAGCTTCCACCACTTGCTAAAGCGGCGATGTCTTATGACAGCCTGTTCAATACCAGTGGCAGTTATATCTATTACCAGCAATTTGCTGCAACCATCCATTTATTACAGCTTTTCGTCGTGACCTGTACTATTTATACGATGGCAAGAGGAAAGCAGCTCTTAAGCGCAAAATCTTTTGTACCGGCTTTATTAGGAAAACTTGCGCCTTACACCTTGATTTTTACCCTGTTGTTGATGATAGAAATTGCAGCATTGGTTGCATTTTCTGATGCCAAAGTTGCAGGTAACCCGATATATATGCCGATTGTTGGATTTTTCTATGTGATTGCGGCTCAAAGTATCGGTTTATTACTGTTTACTTTCACCAGTAGTGCATTGACGGCTTATTCGCTAATCGGAATGCTGGTCAGTATTGCGATGTCATTTTCTGGCATGGTGGTGCCTGAATTATCAATGGTATGGCCGGCAAGAGTTATTTCGAATCTGGAGCCATTGACTCACGCTTTAAATGCCATGTTCGATATCTTTCTGCGGGAAGTGTCATTAAAAATCATCCTGCATATTTGCATGCTATTGATGATTTATCCTTTGGTTTGTGCCTTGTTGATCCGTAATCGCTTGTGGAAACGGCTTAACCAGCCAGGAAAAGTTAATGATGCAGAGGAAGCAGATAAATGA
- a CDS encoding ABC transporter permease — translation MNNWKIYWQTFRNVLLGMLEKPLWLMLIVSLCVMSLVYVRPTLWDLPVAIIDQDNSHMSRALIRHIDATAKVETKSYVSLANARNDMLRREIFAIIIVPPDFEKRLLGGKNVTVPVYGDATNRLANGQIQQDLALAYQQLLSEYNTQLLLKSGFNTEQVKVLLQPIKGETIGLFNPGISYAAIVFPGLLVMLLQHSLLIACVRVSITIRGTPNGKPPLPVYLGALSALLPIWLFLSVIFFVLWPWVLGYRQDAPIYQLLLITFPFLLAVLGLGKLVTECLRSVEMIYLTLAFITTPVFYISGTIWPVQAMPGWVRAISSALPSTWATKIIAGINQMNMPLQSMLGDIAMILFLGVVYMILGILVGMLRNGELRGLRIFMKRQRKNKQ, via the coding sequence ATGAATAACTGGAAGATATATTGGCAAACTTTCCGCAATGTATTGTTGGGAATGCTGGAAAAACCCTTGTGGTTAATGCTGATTGTTTCTCTGTGTGTGATGAGTCTGGTTTATGTCCGCCCTACATTATGGGATCTGCCCGTTGCGATTATTGATCAGGACAACAGTCACATGAGCCGTGCACTGATCCGCCACATTGATGCGACGGCGAAAGTTGAAACCAAAAGCTACGTTAGTCTTGCTAACGCCCGTAATGACATGTTACGACGGGAAATCTTCGCCATTATCATTGTGCCGCCGGATTTTGAAAAACGTCTTTTAGGCGGAAAAAATGTGACAGTACCGGTTTATGGTGACGCGACCAACCGTCTTGCTAATGGGCAGATTCAGCAGGATTTGGCGTTGGCGTATCAACAGTTATTATCTGAATATAATACACAGTTACTGCTGAAATCGGGTTTCAATACGGAACAGGTGAAAGTACTGCTACAACCGATTAAAGGAGAAACCATTGGATTATTCAATCCGGGGATCAGTTATGCCGCAATTGTTTTTCCCGGACTACTGGTGATGCTTTTGCAGCACTCTTTGTTGATTGCTTGTGTACGTGTGAGTATCACCATACGTGGCACTCCTAACGGTAAGCCTCCACTTCCTGTCTATCTGGGTGCTTTGTCTGCGCTGTTGCCTATTTGGTTGTTTCTGTCTGTGATCTTTTTTGTTTTGTGGCCATGGGTACTGGGATATCGGCAGGATGCACCAATTTATCAATTATTGCTGATAACTTTCCCGTTCCTGCTGGCAGTGTTGGGGTTAGGGAAACTGGTAACGGAGTGTTTGCGCAGTGTGGAAATGATTTATCTGACATTGGCGTTTATCACTACTCCTGTTTTCTATATTTCGGGGACTATCTGGCCGGTTCAGGCGATGCCCGGTTGGGTAAGAGCGATTTCATCCGCTTTGCCATCCACATGGGCAACCAAAATTATCGCAGGCATAAATCAAATGAACATGCCCTTACAAAGTATGTTGGGAGATATTGCAATGATCCTGTTCCTTGGTGTCGTGTACATGATCCTGGGGATTTTGGTTGGGATGTTGCGTAATGGTGAGCTGAGGGGACTGAGGATTTTTATGAAACGGCAGCGAAAGAATAAACAATAA
- a CDS encoding GNAT family N-acetyltransferase, protein MLIRVEIPVDAMGIDRLLRESFETSSEAELVHRLREDGLLTLGVVATDDEGHVIGYVGFTPVDINGQDHNWVGLAPLVVSEPYRRQGIGEKLVYEGLDSLNEFGYGAVVVLGKPEYYHRFGFRLAKEYQLHCQWPDREEFFQIYTLADVSLDDCHGLVTYPSHFDYV, encoded by the coding sequence ATGTTAATCAGGGTCGAAATTCCGGTTGATGCCATGGGTATTGATCGCTTGCTGCGAGAATCCTTTGAGACATCGTCAGAAGCTGAGTTAGTTCATCGATTAAGAGAAGATGGCTTGTTGACGCTGGGTGTTGTTGCGACTGACGATGAAGGTCACGTGATTGGCTATGTTGGTTTCACACCTGTTGACATCAATGGTCAGGATCATAATTGGGTTGGATTGGCGCCATTGGTAGTGTCTGAACCGTATCGTCGTCAGGGCATTGGTGAGAAGTTAGTGTATGAAGGATTGGATAGCCTGAATGAGTTCGGTTATGGCGCAGTAGTCGTGCTTGGTAAACCTGAATATTATCACCGTTTTGGTTTCAGGCTTGCTAAAGAGTACCAATTACATTGCCAATGGCCTGATCGTGAGGAATTCTTTCAGATTTACACACTGGCTGATGTCTCGCTGGATGATTGTCATGGTTTAGTCACATATCCCAGTCATTTTGACTATGTGTAA
- a CDS encoding GIY-YIG nuclease family protein produces MNKSDWYLYLIKTQNGSLYTGITTDISRRLIQHSSGKGAKALRGKGSLTLVYHSLVRDKSTALKLEYRVKQLNKQQKERLVTTQPVCITTYLSETSSE; encoded by the coding sequence ATTAACAAATCTGATTGGTATCTTTACTTGATAAAAACCCAGAATGGTTCTTTATATACCGGAATTACTACAGATATTTCCCGTCGTCTGATACAACACAGTAGCGGAAAAGGGGCGAAAGCTTTGAGGGGAAAAGGCTCATTGACTCTGGTCTATCACAGTTTGGTACGGGACAAGAGCACGGCATTAAAGCTGGAATACCGAGTAAAGCAGCTAAACAAACAGCAAAAAGAGAGGCTGGTTACAACCCAGCCTGTCTGTATAACAACCTATTTGTCAGAGACTTCATCAGAATAG
- the bhsA gene encoding multiple stress resistance protein BhsA, whose amino-acid sequence MRNAKFIAAVLTLCAVSFGSFAATEVRNATGEKIGVVSVTGAETLDNLTEELSKKADKAGASYFRIISATGDNKLHGVAEIYK is encoded by the coding sequence ATGAGAAATGCAAAATTTATTGCCGCTGTTTTAACACTATGTGCTGTTTCATTCGGTTCTTTTGCGGCAACTGAAGTGAGAAATGCTACAGGGGAGAAGATTGGAGTTGTTTCTGTGACGGGAGCAGAAACACTGGATAACCTGACAGAAGAGTTATCCAAAAAAGCTGACAAAGCTGGAGCATCTTATTTCCGCATTATTTCTGCTACTGGCGACAATAAACTGCATGGTGTTGCAGAAATCTATAAATAA
- a CDS encoding YhbP family protein, which translates to MELNKNILTICQYLAEQHVFTICTSSNQDLWCANCFYAFDVDKMALWFMTEPDTRHGKMMQENAVVAGTIAGQIHNVSQIRGIQFRGEVVPLTGKDETVARASYCHRFPIAITAKSPIWQLNLNEIKMVDNTLGFGKKLHWRR; encoded by the coding sequence ATGGAATTGAATAAAAATATCTTAACGATCTGCCAGTACCTTGCCGAGCAACATGTCTTCACAATTTGTACTTCTTCAAATCAGGATTTATGGTGCGCAAATTGTTTCTATGCTTTTGATGTCGATAAAATGGCACTCTGGTTTATGACTGAACCTGATACCCGCCACGGTAAAATGATGCAGGAAAACGCCGTAGTTGCAGGTACTATTGCCGGGCAAATTCACAATGTTTCCCAGATCAGAGGCATTCAGTTTCGTGGCGAAGTCGTTCCATTAACAGGTAAGGATGAAACAGTTGCCAGAGCAAGCTACTGCCACCGCTTTCCTATTGCGATAACAGCAAAATCGCCTATTTGGCAATTGAACCTGAATGAGATAAAAATGGTGGATAACACTCTTGGCTTTGGCAAAAAATTACACTGGCGGCGTTAG
- the nrdG gene encoding anaerobic ribonucleoside-triphosphate reductase-activating protein, which translates to MNYHQYYPVDVVNGPGTRCTLFVAGCSHQCRGCYNQSTWRANSGRPFTQAVEDQIIADLKDLRIKRQGISLSGGDPLHPSNTPDILKLIKRIKRECPDKDIWLWTGYLLHELSALQQEIVSHINVLVDGKFEQASYDPALIWRGSSNQVIHYLR; encoded by the coding sequence ATGAATTACCATCAATATTATCCGGTTGATGTGGTTAATGGCCCCGGAACCCGCTGTACTCTGTTTGTGGCTGGCTGCTCCCATCAATGTCGTGGTTGTTATAACCAAAGTACATGGCGGGCTAACTCAGGTCGTCCCTTCACACAGGCTGTTGAAGATCAGATCATTGCTGATTTGAAAGATCTTCGTATCAAACGGCAAGGGATATCATTATCTGGCGGCGATCCTCTTCATCCCTCTAATACACCCGATATTCTCAAACTGATCAAACGGATAAAGAGAGAGTGCCCGGATAAAGATATCTGGCTATGGACAGGTTATCTACTCCACGAGTTAAGCGCTCTCCAACAAGAAATTGTCAGTCATATTAATGTGTTAGTTGACGGGAAATTCGAACAGGCTTCGTACGATCCGGCGTTAATCTGGCGAGGCAGTAGTAATCAGGTTATTCACTATTTACGATAA
- the nrdD gene encoding anaerobic ribonucleoside-triphosphate reductase → MKTVVIQHSDQPVNVGKKALHEWHDRLDQEICGLIEQSDLPLLNENANKDAKVIPTQRDLLAGIVARQYAKQHMLPGDVVLAHEKGEIHYHDLDYAPFFPMFNCMLVDLQGMLTKGFKMGNAEIEPPKSISTATAITAQIIAQVASHIYGGTTIDRIDEVLAPFVKASYNKHLTIAKEWNIADHAAYAEIRTEKECYDAFQSLEYEVNTLHTANGQTPFVTLGFGLGTSNESRLIQKAILRNRIAGLGKNHKTAVFPKLVFAIRDGLNHKPGDPNYDIKLLALECASKRMYPDILNYDQVVKVTGSFKTPMGCRSFLGVYEENGQQIHAGRNNLGVISLNLPRIAIEAKGNETRFWQLLEQRLLVARKALMTRIERLENTKARVAPILYMEGACGVRLKEDDNVAEIFKHGRASISLGYIGINETINALYGDHIHLFDDEQRRQKAISIVKRLRKAVDTWKQETGYGFSLYSTPSESLCDRFCRLDAAEFGVIQGVTDKGYYTNSFHLDVEKKVNPYDKLDFEAPYPPLTNGGFICYGEYPNLQHNLKALEDVWDYSYSLIPYYGTNTPIDECYQCGFTGEFSCTSKGFACPRCGNHDSAHVSVIRRVCGYLGSPDARPFNAGKQEEVKRRIKHFNNGQIG, encoded by the coding sequence ATGAAAACAGTTGTAATACAGCACAGTGATCAGCCAGTTAATGTTGGGAAAAAGGCTCTCCACGAATGGCATGATCGACTAGATCAGGAAATTTGCGGCCTGATAGAACAGAGTGATCTGCCTTTACTCAATGAAAATGCTAATAAAGATGCCAAAGTGATCCCCACTCAGCGTGATTTACTGGCAGGGATAGTTGCCAGACAGTATGCCAAACAACATATGTTGCCGGGTGATGTTGTTCTGGCACATGAAAAGGGAGAAATTCACTACCATGATCTGGATTATGCCCCATTCTTCCCGATGTTTAACTGTATGTTAGTTGACTTACAGGGCATGCTGACCAAGGGGTTTAAGATGGGCAATGCCGAGATTGAACCGCCAAAATCGATCTCCACAGCTACTGCCATTACAGCCCAAATTATTGCACAGGTCGCCAGCCATATTTATGGCGGTACAACCATCGACCGTATTGATGAAGTACTCGCTCCATTTGTTAAAGCCAGCTATAACAAACACTTGACCATCGCAAAAGAGTGGAATATTGCAGATCACGCAGCCTATGCTGAAATCCGTACCGAAAAAGAGTGTTACGATGCTTTCCAGTCTTTGGAATATGAAGTGAACACGCTGCACACCGCCAACGGGCAAACACCGTTTGTGACACTCGGTTTTGGACTGGGAACATCAAACGAATCCCGTTTGATTCAAAAGGCTATTTTACGTAACCGCATTGCTGGTTTAGGCAAAAATCACAAAACCGCCGTATTCCCAAAACTGGTTTTTGCCATTCGTGACGGGCTGAATCATAAGCCTGGAGATCCCAACTACGACATCAAATTATTGGCTCTGGAATGTGCCAGCAAGCGCATGTATCCCGATATTCTTAATTATGATCAAGTGGTTAAAGTAACCGGATCGTTTAAAACTCCAATGGGTTGCCGTAGCTTTCTCGGTGTTTATGAAGAGAATGGTCAACAAATTCATGCAGGGCGCAATAATCTGGGGGTAATAAGCCTGAATCTTCCCCGCATCGCGATTGAAGCCAAAGGCAATGAAACGCGTTTTTGGCAGCTACTGGAGCAACGTCTGCTGGTTGCCAGAAAAGCATTAATGACCCGAATTGAACGCCTTGAAAACACCAAAGCACGGGTTGCCCCTATCCTTTATATGGAAGGCGCTTGCGGAGTAAGATTGAAAGAAGATGACAATGTTGCCGAAATTTTCAAACATGGGCGGGCTTCTATTTCATTAGGGTATATTGGTATCAATGAAACGATTAATGCGTTATACGGTGATCATATTCATCTATTTGACGATGAACAACGTCGCCAAAAAGCAATCTCTATCGTCAAGCGATTACGCAAAGCGGTTGATACCTGGAAACAGGAAACCGGATATGGATTCAGTTTATACAGTACACCCAGTGAAAGTTTATGTGACCGTTTCTGTCGCCTTGATGCCGCTGAATTTGGCGTGATCCAGGGAGTCACGGACAAAGGTTATTACACCAACAGTTTTCATCTGGATGTAGAGAAAAAAGTCAATCCCTACGATAAGCTGGACTTTGAAGCGCCTTATCCCCCATTAACGAATGGTGGTTTTATCTGCTACGGCGAATATCCCAATCTGCAACATAATTTGAAGGCATTGGAAGATGTATGGGACTACAGTTATTCCCTTATCCCTTACTATGGAACCAATACTCCAATTGATGAATGCTATCAATGCGGTTTTACCGGAGAATTTTCCTGTACCAGCAAAGGGTTCGCCTGTCCTCGTTGTGGTAATCATGATTCAGCGCATGTTTCTGTGATCCGACGGGTTTGTGGGTATCTTGGCAGCCCTGATGCCCGTCCGTTTAATGCAGGTAAACAGGAAGAGGTAAAACGTCGCATCAAACATTTCAACAATGGGCAAATTGGCTAA
- the ridA gene encoding 2-iminobutanoate/2-iminopropanoate deaminase, which produces MSHSIHTDNAPAAIGPYVQGVDLGSMVITSGQIPVDPKTGDVSEDITAQTRQSLENVKAIIEQSGLKVANIVKTTVFVKDLNDFATVNAAYEAFFTEHNAPFPARSCVEVARLPKDVKIEIEAIAVRS; this is translated from the coding sequence ATGTCACATTCCATTCATACCGACAATGCACCAGCCGCAATCGGCCCTTATGTTCAGGGCGTTGATCTGGGCAGCATGGTTATCACTTCCGGTCAGATCCCTGTTGATCCTAAAACGGGTGACGTTTCTGAAGATATCACGGCACAAACCCGCCAATCACTGGAAAACGTTAAGGCTATTATTGAACAATCTGGTCTGAAAGTAGCGAATATCGTAAAAACTACAGTGTTTGTTAAAGATCTGAATGACTTTGCTACCGTGAATGCAGCCTATGAAGCATTTTTTACTGAACATAACGCGCCTTTTCCCGCTCGTTCATGTGTTGAAGTTGCTCGTCTGCCGAAAGATGTGAAAATTGAAATCGAAGCGATCGCAGTCCGCAGCTAA
- the pyrI gene encoding aspartate carbamoyltransferase regulatory subunit produces the protein MTQDHSLQDHQLQVEAIKCGTVIDHIPAHVGFKLLSLFKLTETDQRITIGLNLPSNQLGKKDLIKIENTFLTEQQANQLAMYAPHATVNNIENYVVVKKMTINLPEQIDGILVCPNGNCISHNEPVESSFCVMKTANDVIVCCKYCEKEFDRQAVISND, from the coding sequence ATGACCCAAGACCATTCACTGCAAGATCATCAATTACAAGTAGAAGCCATTAAATGTGGCACAGTTATCGACCACATTCCGGCCCATGTCGGTTTTAAGTTATTGTCACTATTCAAACTCACAGAAACCGACCAACGCATTACTATTGGTCTGAATTTACCCTCCAATCAATTAGGTAAGAAAGATCTGATTAAGATTGAAAATACGTTCCTGACAGAACAGCAGGCAAATCAACTCGCTATGTATGCGCCACATGCAACTGTGAATAATATTGAAAATTACGTTGTCGTGAAAAAGATGACAATCAACCTGCCAGAGCAGATTGACGGTATCCTTGTATGCCCGAACGGTAACTGTATCAGTCATAATGAACCAGTAGAAAGCAGTTTTTGCGTTATGAAAACCGCTAACGATGTCATCGTCTGTTGCAAATACTGTGAAAAAGAGTTTGATCGTCAGGCTGTCATCAGCAACGATTAA
- a CDS encoding M15 family metallopeptidase: MLHSLTVEKIVTERTFEWSSINKIPINECHESLEIITETDKIKSQPVYFLADIKGSVEYCAVRKSVAEKLVEASQLLPSHLGILVLDGWRSRETQQALQEKTQAKIAEQYSQLSIEEQKKLLEQFVAPAPTAQNPISPHLTGGSVDVTLFDMTSGKALFMGTEFDEVAELSYTAALENTPENNMPATLYRRILYHAMIQVGFTNLPTEWWHYDYGNSSWAFYKNSNAIYGAVDADINKTTT, encoded by the coding sequence ATGTTGCACTCTTTGACTGTGGAAAAAATCGTTACGGAAAGAACTTTTGAATGGAGCAGCATTAATAAAATACCCATCAATGAATGTCATGAATCTTTAGAGATAATTACCGAGACAGATAAAATAAAATCGCAACCCGTCTATTTTCTTGCTGATATAAAAGGTTCTGTTGAATATTGTGCAGTAAGAAAAAGTGTGGCTGAAAAGTTAGTGGAAGCCTCGCAATTGTTACCATCTCATTTAGGGATTTTGGTTTTGGATGGATGGCGTTCACGGGAAACCCAGCAGGCATTACAGGAAAAAACTCAGGCTAAAATAGCTGAGCAATACAGCCAATTATCCATTGAAGAACAAAAAAAATTACTGGAACAATTTGTGGCACCAGCTCCGACGGCACAAAATCCGATTAGCCCCCATCTGACCGGTGGTTCAGTGGATGTGACGCTGTTTGACATGACATCTGGAAAAGCATTGTTTATGGGGACTGAGTTCGATGAAGTGGCAGAGCTGTCTTATACCGCTGCGTTAGAAAATACACCGGAAAACAACATGCCTGCTACTTTATACCGCCGGATACTGTATCACGCCATGATTCAGGTTGGCTTTACCAATTTACCGACTGAATGGTGGCACTATGATTATGGTAATTCCTCGTGGGCTTTTTATAAAAACAGTAACGCCATTTATGGTGCTGTGGATGCAGATATAAACAAAACTACAACTTGA
- a CDS encoding DUF819 domain-containing protein has translation MKSTLISADNSLMLWAFIMVAVACAIMMEQKYKWATKIPGAIIALVIAILASNLHIIPTEAPVYDAVWGYIVPLAIPLLLFKTNLQSLIRGSWRLLILFLISSVATMIGTIIAFHLLRRYIPELDKISGMISASYTGGGVNFAAMAAKLEPSQSMVASTIVADHVMMAGYFIILIAISGWTMARKFWGSPYSDAIDNGPNLDNSQTFAAAYWKPKNIALKDIALSLAWSIFIAALSFRLSSWLKALFGQPDNIYQELVFSLISDKYLLLTTVTFILVSVFKKTFSNLNGTQELGTYAIYMFFVVIGIPASIYAIISNAPLLFVFVFIIVMINLLLTFTAGKVFKFSLEENILACNANIGGPTTAAAMAISRGWNTLVGPIMVIGTVGYVIGNYVGTFVYFVVGKMS, from the coding sequence ATGAAAAGTACCTTAATTAGCGCTGATAATTCATTAATGCTTTGGGCTTTTATTATGGTTGCAGTAGCTTGTGCAATTATGATGGAGCAGAAGTATAAATGGGCAACTAAAATACCGGGTGCGATTATTGCTCTGGTAATAGCGATATTAGCCTCTAATTTACATATTATCCCGACTGAAGCTCCTGTTTATGATGCTGTCTGGGGATATATTGTCCCTTTAGCTATTCCGCTGTTGTTATTCAAAACTAATTTACAAAGCCTCATTAGAGGCAGTTGGCGGTTACTGATATTATTTTTAATTTCCTCTGTTGCTACGATGATTGGAACAATCATCGCTTTCCATCTGCTCAGGAGATATATTCCAGAACTGGATAAAATCAGTGGCATGATTTCCGCATCTTATACCGGGGGAGGTGTCAACTTTGCAGCGATGGCAGCTAAATTAGAGCCTTCTCAGAGTATGGTTGCATCCACCATTGTGGCTGATCATGTGATGATGGCAGGTTATTTTATTATCCTGATCGCTATATCGGGCTGGACAATGGCAAGGAAGTTCTGGGGAAGCCCTTACTCCGATGCGATAGATAATGGTCCCAATCTGGATAACTCCCAGACCTTCGCCGCAGCTTATTGGAAACCGAAAAATATCGCCCTGAAAGACATTGCATTATCGCTGGCATGGTCAATCTTTATCGCCGCTTTATCATTCCGTCTCTCATCATGGTTAAAGGCGTTATTTGGGCAACCTGACAATATTTATCAAGAGCTGGTTTTTAGTCTGATATCTGATAAATATCTGCTCCTTACCACGGTGACATTTATCCTTGTGTCGGTTTTCAAAAAAACATTCAGTAATCTAAACGGCACTCAGGAGCTCGGTACTTACGCTATTTATATGTTTTTTGTCGTTATCGGTATACCAGCATCAATTTACGCCATTATCAGCAACGCGCCGTTATTGTTTGTCTTTGTTTTCATCATTGTCATGATTAACTTGCTGCTCACCTTCACGGCGGGGAAAGTGTTTAAATTCAGTCTGGAAGAGAACATTCTTGCTTGTAACGCCAATATCGGTGGGCCAACCACGGCAGCAGCAATGGCAATCAGCCGAGGTTGGAATACTCTGGTCGGGCCGATTATGGTCATTGGCACAGTGGGTTATGTGATTGGTAATTACGTTGGCACGTTTGTGTATTTTGTCGTGGGGAAAATGTCATAG